aacttctgcccagacatccaggcatttccatacatcctctgaaatctaggtggaggttcccaaacctcagttcttgacttctgtgcacctgcaggctcaacaccacatggaagctgccaaggcttggggcttgcaccctctgaagccatggcctgagctctacattggcctcTTTCAGCCATGGCCAGAGTGGCTGAGATACAGGGCATCAAGTCCCTAGGGTGCACACAGCAGggaaggccctgggcccagcccatggaACCAtcttttccttctaggcctctgggcctatgatgggaggggctgccaagaagttctctgacatggcctggagatattttccccattgtcttggtgattaacatttggctccctgttacttatgcaaatttctacagctggTTTGAAattctccttagaaaatgggtttttcttttctattgcattgtcaggctgcaaattttctgaacttttatgctctgtttcccttttaaaatggaatgcttttaacagcacccaagtcacctcttgaatgctttgctgcttagaaatttattttgctagataccctaaatcatctccctcaagttcaaagttccacaaatctgtaGGGCATAGACAAAATGCCACCATTCTTTCTTAAAACATAGCAAGATttacctttactccagttcccaacaagttcctcatctccatctgagaccacctcagcatggatttcattgtccatattattaTAAGCTactttggtcaaagccattcaacaagtctctgggaagtcccaaactttcccacattttcctgtcttcttctgagctctccaaactgttccaacctctgcctgttaccaagttccaaagcaacttccacatttttgggtatctttatggCAGCACCCCCCTCTGccagtaccaatttactttatttgtctattttcacactgctgataaagacatacccaagacttggtaaattataaagaaaaagaggtttaatggacttacagttccacgtggctgaggaggcctcacaattatggcagaaggtgaaaaggcatgtcttacctggtgacagacaagagagaatgagagccaagtgaaagaggaagcgccttataaaatcatcagatcttattcactaccatgagaacagtatggggaaaaccacctcaatgattcaatgatctcccacGGGGACCCTCCCACCACATGTCAgaattataggaactacaattcaagatgaaatttgggtggggacacagcctagCCATATCAACATTACTTCCTtatacaacaaaattattttcagtgttaATCATGAATagagacaaataataataatagtaaagaaaTATCATCAGTGAAACTTTTCTTTTATTCAACTTTGTGTATAGACTCAACGCcagtaaaaaaaatcagaatgccaattttaataaaactaaaatgtcTACAAAAAGTATAAGTCAGACAATTACTAAATCATACCACTggtgtaatgttttattttcttgattcattcttaaattttaaaacaaataattcacacctagaaaagaataaattttgtttttaaagttattattcaAAGTCAGTAAACTTCCTGTATGAGCACAACTTTGTACTTACTAAACAAATGTGTGAATGTTGCTGTTCACACTCTtacattttactgttttaaattcTGGATACAACTGAAAACCCCAATGAGAGAATTGAATGAACTTAGGTGTTCTGCTTCTTTTCATTTACAACCATTGTGCCACCATCATCTATGCCAAATCTACTGTTTAAACAGCAATATCCAAATGCTGCAGGGTTGGAGACACAGGTTATACCTGAAGTGAGCTTGCAGGATTCTGAACTGTTATGAACTTAACCTTGGAAGGCAGCAGGCAGAGCTATATCTGCCTGCTGGAATTATAGAAGTAGACTCTATGCCTGGGGTTTCTGAATTAATTTCCATACAAAGGTGAATAAGACATGAAACCAAGTAACACAGATTTTACAATGTAGTGGGGATACagatcacttttatttatttacataataaaaaggTGCTTATTTGAAGCTTACATGCATATAGTTAAAACTCAGTGGTAACCTAGCTATTATTTAGAACTTAGGCCAATAGgagtttttcttttcacttttattttccttttttcctttccttttctttttttcagggaGAAATATTTTAACACTGACATTGTTTAGAACTGCCAGTGCATGGCAATAATAAAAAGCAGtcagttgagaccagcctgggcaacatagcaagactctaaaaaaaataccCTACAAAATCCAACAAAAAGCAGTCAGAATTTTAGTTGGCTTCATTCTTCCTCTTATTGCCTGCTCCCAGGGTGAACTGTTCCTACCACCCTCAGCTATGGAATGCCACTATTTGGGACTAAAAGGGTCAAAGTTGAAAACTTGTGATTTGCTGCAGTCATTTATCCGTGCATTTTTTTACTCTCTCTACAAGTTCTCAAGggcacttgctgtgtgccaggcattgcatTAGGTACTAGGAGTAAATATGGCATGAGACTGAACCCAAAGAATTAACAATTGAGTGAGAGGTATAGATAAGAAATTGATGAGTAAGTACATAACAGCAGGGCTGCAACTGGGACAAATATGGGAAGCAAGGGAAAAGAACACCTCACTTGGTTTAGGGCTTCCCAAAAGGGTGGCATTGAAGCCAAGACCCAATTACCTCCATACCTGGGAGCCATGCCCATGCTGACACTGTTGACAGCCATCCTGTCTCCTCCTTTCTGCTTTCACCAGGACAACTTGGGTTCCCAAAAGGCCACTATCATGCTTTCTGTTTCCTATATGACCTAGCACTAGGACTATTAACCAGGTTTTGGTCTTCTGACATCTCCTCTGTGCACTTCCATTTTATTCCCACCCACCAGTGAGGGCACTCAGGCCATGCTTCCTCAGGGCTGGCTGCACCAGGGTTTCCCTCAAAGTGTTCCTTCTGATAGTGACCAGACAGAACTCCAGGATTGGGAGTTGCCTGAATGGCCAGGACAGATGCCAgaaattttgttattaatatagATATAACCTAATATTTGGACTTATACTCAAGGTATTATGATGTTCTAGACTGGGAGACTAGGACACACTTTCCAGAAGAACGGGGATTAAAACAGTCCTTTTGTATTCAAGTCATATGTTTTACTTAGTTTATTAAGGTATCTTATATCTTACTTTGGAAAGAATAGTTGGGAAAATGGGCATTAGACatgatcctttttaaaaaaatgaagtggtGACATACTGTTAATCATCACAGAGATCGTTTATACTACATTGTATACATTCACAATATGCTTTCAGAGATTCTTCTGGCTGGGACTGAAGGATTGAAGATAGTATTTGCACTCTTGCCATccaccttttaattttatttacatcttGCTCAGAGTTCCATGCAGAAGTTTATGGAGGttccttccatcttttttctATAGATTTCATCAAACCTCTCATTCTGGGCAACAGTGAAGTGGTTTTTCCAATCCCCCACAGTTCCTAGAAAAAGGAAGGCCAGACAGGAGTATCACTCTCTGATTGAAAAATGTGGTGTCCCTGAATAAGCTGGTGTAGTGCCCATACTGAATCTGTCCTGTCCACATACCTGGCTCACCCAACTCCCCCTTCAGTGGACACCTGTCCACGAGCAGCTCTCCTCTAAGAAGCAGTCCCAGGAGACTCTGTGCAGGGGGATGGACTTCTAAGTCAGCTGGACAACTGACCCAAGGCAGCTAGTGGCCTGCATGACCTGGCCCCACCTGTAGTATATTTACCTGATGGATTACTACATAGACATAAAAGAAGGATGAACTACAGACACACAACCACATGGAGGAAtctcaaaacattatgttgagcAAAAGACACCAGACACAAGAAAGTAAATACTGTgaaattccatttatgtgaagtcCAGCAACAGGCAAAATCAATCTAGAGTAATAGAAATTGGAAAACGGTTGTCCCTGGAGGTAGACGACTGAAAAGGGGCACAGgagggaactttctggggtgatgaaaatgtttcatATCTTGATTGGGGTGCTGGTAGTGTGggtgtatacatttatcaaaatgggttgaactgtatacttaagaTCTGTGGATTTTTGGTATTTTgattatatctcaacaaaaaacaattttggaaaaatatgaatgagatactattttttaCCAAACAACAACTTAAACTAATTTTAAACAGGGGAAATTCTCTTTCCCTCACCAATGCCTCTTCCAGAAAATTATGCAACAGAAATAAAAGCATcaggaaataataatttatgcACAAAGATATTTACTGTAACATtatgcataaaaacaaacattgaaAACAACAATAACTATAGTGTTTATCATTAAGGGAGTAGTTGGATGAATTATGATGTATCCTTAGTTTGGTATAACATGGgaccaaaaaaatcaatgaggtGTATGAGTCTATATGCCTTGCCCTAGAGGGGTTTCTCATATCCTGGTAAGTAAAGGTATAAAATATGACCCCATTCTGCATTTTAGGGAGCAAGCTTTCATTATGGTTACATATCTTTGTGTCTCTATGAGTCTGAAGAAGGAGGGTGTATAGAAAGATGGTTATGTATGAGCCTGAAGAAGGGCACCTTGACAAATCATTACCACTGGTTATCCAAAGAGAAAAGGGGTAGAATTCTCTTGGTTTGTTTCGTTGGTATGGAATACTGTTGTAGATTGGAAAATGCAACAACATAAATTCAAGCACATGCAAAaccaaagaggaagaagaaaagatgtttcaaagcagtgtgtataCCATGATTTCACTGTTGTGAATAAAAAGTCTGTATGTTATAAATGAGGGAGAAAGGGACTTCCATACTGTTGGTAATTACTTCTTGGGGGTGGAGTTTTGGTGGAGAGActtctaaaaaatataattttatattgattttatttatttatttattgagacagcgtctcgcgctgtcactaggctggagtacagtggcatgatcttggctcactgcaacctccgcctcctgggttcaagtgattcttctgcctgagcctcccgaatagctgggactacaggtgtgcaccaccacgcccagctaatttttgtatttttagtagagacagggttttaccgtgttggccaggatggtcttgatctcctgacctcgtgatccgcctgcctaagcctcccaaagtgctgggattacaggcgtgagccatcgtgcccagctaatttaatttattttttatgaagagctggtgtcttcctctgtcacctaggctggagtacagtggcaaggtcctagctcactgcattctcaaaatcctgggctcaagtgctcctcccacctcagcctcctgagaagctgggaatacagggatgcatcaccacacccagctaattaatttttttttgtagagatggggtcttgatgtgttgcccaggctactttcgaactcctggcctcaagcaatcctcatgcctcagcttttCAAGATGTGGGGTTATGGGCATGAGCCAATCTGCCCAGCCCAATTTAATGTTTAACAATgacatgttttgatttttaaattagaaagtgataaagttttttcttaaaaaatattagatgGGCCAATTAGAATTCCTCCTTTGGGAATTGGAACCAAGAAATACTGAGGATGACGCAGTTCTCAACAGTAGTTGTAGTTGAAACTCATGAAGTAGAGAAGGTTTGGGCAAGGGTCAAGACCAAGTTACGTGCAGAAACTGAGTCATCAGAAGTTATAAAGTGGGAGAAAGTTGTAACGGGTGCAGAGACAGGAAGCTGGTCAGCAGAGGAAGCCATGCCCAAAAGATATGTGAAAAGCAGCTGAGTCCTGTAAGTGGTAGAGCTTTGCAGCAAAGACACCTCCCTCCTGCTGCTGAGTCCTGGACCCTGAGATCCAGGGGCCCCTGGGAGGTCTGGACCAGTGGTGGCTCCTCTTCCTAGTTTTCTATGTGATTGCATTTCCTTTATTGTCCAGTGTGAATCCTCACAGTAAGCCCCTTTCTTTGGGGCTAGTTTGAGGGACTCTCTGTTCTTGCAACCAAATACTGGAGCAATACCCTAGAAAGCTCTCTTCTATAACAGGATCAAATCCCTGGTTTTATTAGAAACACATATTAGGAATAGTTGAAGTGTATTGTCTTGGAATTAATAAAACTCAATATTGTCTGCTAAGAGGCAGGCAGGATGTTACGAGACAATCTGAATGTATGATAAAGCAGCACCACGCACCTTTTCTCATGAAGGAGGAAATTGACTGGTCCATGATAGATTTGGAAACTGTAGAACGATTTGTCATgggattttctttcattttctcaaatgACGTCTCCTGGACAATTTTATCTATCACTGTTTCATCCATGTTCTTTCCCATGAACTGCACCACCTTCCGAATTTCATGCTTTGGGTCCTGCGGCAAGGGTAACATTGGACTGGAATGAATGAGAGTATCATAAAGAAATACTACAATTCTCTGGGATGTCCTTTGAAACAACTTTGGATTTCTCTGCACCTGAAGAACCACTTTAAAATGGTTCTTCTGCAGAGCCTTCACTCACCCTCTTTATGTCCTCATAGAAGAGGAAGAGAATCTGGTATCTGTCTTTCATCTCCCACCATCCTTTCACATGGTCAAACCAGGAACCCCAAACCACTGAAATAGACACAGTAAACAGAATGGTCTACATAGGCATCGTACAAAACCTTCTGAGTATTAGGGATTTTCCTGAAGTGAGTCAGAGAGAGAAAACCCAAATTCTGGATTAGATATGTCCTAAGGGTTCTGATCTGTTAGATTTTGAGGGTGATGTAGATAGGGACAGCCTTGGGGTTACTTGACCCAACATCCTCCCTAAAGTGGCTTCCTGTCTATTATGTGCAATCACATAGGGACAAGGACACCGTTTGGAAGAGGATGGCTCTAATTAAAGGCTTTGAATCAGGTGGAAGATGTTTGCTGAGGGCTGTGGGCATACACTCAGAAAGTGGCCAGCTTGCTCTGCCCAGTCCCAGTCTGTGGTAGGACACACCTGATGAGGTACAGGCATTCTAGGGGATAAAATGCTACCTGTGGTTCCCTAGCCCCAGCCTAGCTGGAGTGAGAATGCAAGCGTGTGAAGGATGTTCCCATACCTTTTCCATTGATGAAGGTTTCAAAATACTCTTCCCAGGTACCAGGGTCAGGAAGCATGTGGTTCATCCTTTGGAAATGGTAGTAGGAAACCATACAGTCTTTGGCATTTCGAGCTACATAAAGGAACTTTGGGGTAAGAAAAGAGGTGGGTAAAAGATGGTATAAAAAGTGGACTTTCACAGAGTTCCCCTAGGCGGAGCCATCCTGAGGGTTGCTGTGCACTCTGGCTGAGTTCTGCAGTGCTGGCCCTGCGACTTGGCCGTGTgacctctctcttctttctgtctctgcttcATCACCAAGTCTGCTCTCTACTTCAAACTCAGTGCTTTTCATTAGCTAATCAATTAGGGATTGGTGAGGATTAGATTGCCTGATTGCCCCTTTGGTATCAGGAGCAAAATCTTTCTCTATAAACTATGACCTGCCACGTGAATAGGAGACTTCTACAGTATCAGCGTAAACTGATGACCCCTCCCGCACCCTCCCAAAGATGCACAGAAGCTTCATGTTTAAGCGTTTGAGCCACACAGCAAGAAAATAGCTCCTATTTTTCTTCTGGCCTCCTCAGCTTGAATGATTTCCATCTCTAATCATTTCAGCTCTGCCCCTACAGACATCCTTTCAAGTTCGACTTTGCCCACAGCTTCACAACCCTCTACCCTCCCAACCTTTCATTTTACCAAATCTGACCTTTTATCCAGTACTCAGTTCACAGTTTAACGGCATCAATCCCAAATGGACCTCTTGACTACGCATCTCAGATCTATGACCACCTATTTCAATGCtgtgcttttttattctttcacttttaagtTCTCAATTGGGGATGATGGGATGATTGTGTCCACTAGgcgacatttggcaatgtctggagacatttttgattgcaCAACTTGGAGTGgtggtgctactggcatccaTGCAGGGGCCAAGGATGCTGTTCAACATTCTACAATACACAGAAGAGTCCCCTGCTCCCACCCACAAGAAAGAAATCTGCCTCAAATGTCAGGAGTGCTGTATTAATTATGTCTTTTGTATTCTGTATCTGATGCTTTGACATCCTGGGGCTTTGCTGACTCTGGAGGAACTGCTGACATCACCCCAGAGCCTATACCCCCAACACTTCCACTGTTGGGCTTTTACACACGGGGCCACTATTCACCTGCCCTGACCACCCCAGGGTCAGATACCAGACCACTAGGCCCAGCCCTTGTGGCTGCAAGCCTGCTGCAGTGGTTCAAACTGGCCAATCCCAAGCCTGCCTACCTTGCCTCATCTATTCCTTCCCAAAGAAACCACATCAAGGCTCTTGCCTGTGTCTCCTactcactctctcttcctcctgacCTATCCCATTGCTTCCTTGTGAGGCTCTGTGTGCCATGCCTCCTGTTCAAGGGATCTGCGAGGACACACTTTTTCCTTATGACAGTCACCACTGTACCTGCGTGTCTTGCCATGCTTGATTATATCAAGTCCCAGGCCCTTTAGAGCAAGTgctaaggttgagaaaccctgctcctGAAAGCGTTGACTCTGTTACTGTCTACTAAGTCCTACTGCCCATCTTCTCTTCTCCAACTTACCAAGCTGCTAAGCACCAGTAAAAAAGGTTTTAAGAAatgctgatttaaaaaattccccgagtttctaaattttttatcctcagttttcttcctcttcattgCTGCTTGATAATCCTTTTATTAATCCCTCCCGTGCTCCATCTCTTGGCTCTTAGCTCCAGACACAggtctctcctctctcctcaaaCCTTTACCCTCAAACCTTCCTGTCTGAGTTCACTAATTCTCTGTGCAGCTGTTCTGCACTTTATCCTATGCttgagtttttaatttccatgattttatattttttgttatagaaattccatttatttacttaatactTCTTCGTCTAAAAGTAGcatcttatttctttattttatttttgattcactttttcatttattcacacaACTTGAaccttcttttatttctaaagctGATAATTATATTGTCTGAAGTTCTTGAGGTCTGACTCTTCCACGGGTTCTTTCTGAAGACTGTATCTCATGGTGGCTTGTTCTTTTGTGTATTTCGTAATGTGGGATGGTGAGCTCAAGTGGGGATCCTATGGGGGTCTGAGTTGTAGCTGTGTCACTACAGAGAGGACCTGGGAACACTGGCTGTTGGGACCACCTTGTGTAACTTCTGTGCTTGTAGTTTCTTGGACAATGCAAGGAGTGCAATTTTGAATCCCAAACCCTGGGAGAGGAAACTTGTGGCTACACATTCTCAACGGAGCTGAGAGCCTAGGTCAAGGCAGAGCGGTTCCCTAAGgtcttcctctgcctcccccacccaTCCATTGAGGATGTAGCCCTTCAGTGGTCCCAGCTTTGGCTCCTCGTTCTTCTGGTTCCTTGTGCCATGGGCTTTGGCCCTGTCCCTGTGCAGCCATTAAAACTCAAGTTGCTGGATTATCCAGGTCATCAAATTTCCCCAGGAGAGTCCCAGTCTCAATTTgcctctctgagtttcagtttcctctgcAGTTTATAAACTTAGGGACTTTATTTTTATCTCAGTTACGCATTTAAAAGGAAACTTGTGATTTTTTATGCAGTAATCCTGGATGTTTTACATATAAGGGCTTTAGAGGTTCAGAATACCTCATTTGCCGTAATTCTGGAAATGGAAGTTTTTGTCCCTTTATCCAACATTGCTGAAAGGACTGAAGTCATTTATTTGAGTCCTCCAACTTCACTCCAGTCCCCTAGCAACATATCTTTCTTAGCCCTTCTTTCCCCTTCATTCCTGCCTGTAAGGAAACAGTGCCCCACTTTCTCACCAAGGCTGGCAGCTCAGTTTGTACCCTTGACTCCACTTGCTATACAGCCACTTCCGTATTTACTCAGCAAGGACCTGTCTAATGCCCTCTACGTGCCAGGAACTTATTAGGCACCAGGGTGCATACAAATAAAGTCACAGAATAAATAAAACGAAGAACTCAGAGTctaccagaggctgaggtggggtgtCCTCAAGAGCGTTGCTCTGCTTGTTCATCTGTTTACCCTTTggggagaactttttttttttttttgagacggagtctcgctctgtggcccaggctggagtgcagtggcatgatctcggctcactgcaagctccgcctcccaggttcacgccattctcctgcctcagcctcccgagtagctgggactacaggtgcccaccaccgcacccagctaattttttttttatttttagtagagacggggtttcactgtggtctggatctcctgactccgtgatccacccgccacggcctcccaaagtgctgggattacaggcatgagccaccgcgcccggccctctttgGGGAGAGCTTTAGcttttttcctctcattcttccctccctGGTCTGTTAGAGCACCTCCCCATGGCCTGCAGCCTGGGACCACCACATTCTCCCCTTCATTTCACAGCTATGCTTACTGCACTCACTGCCTCCCCATGTCTCTAGTTCCCTCCAAAAGTTCAGTCTGGATCCTGCCTTCATGTCCTATTTGAAACTGTTCAGGTGAATGTCCTGCTGAGTGTAGAACTTTACGTTTTCTCTTTGCTGGTAAGCATCAGAGACAGTGGAGAGGCAAAGGTGATGATGAATGCTCTGCGTTGGGGTCTGCAGGACTCGCTTTGGTTGGCTTACTCTCCCTTCTGTCACAGGGAGCTGTTGGTATCTTACCTTGCAGTTGTTTTCCCAGAAAGACGGCGGCAGCAGCTGAGTGGAAAGGTGAGTCTTTAGTATCCGTGGAGAGGGCATTGCTTTGGCTTTTTCCACACCTTTAAAATAGTTCAAGAGGAAACATCTACGTAGTACAAGCACTACACGGGGACCTCATGATCCAGGCTCTGTTCAGGATATCCCATCACCCACCTATCTTTCTGCTAGTCTCTTGACGTTCTTTCGGGATTTTACAATGGGATTAttgatataattttcatttttgtggaaTCACACAGCTTGAGTCCTGGATGGTGCCTTAGAGTTAATTTACTCTGTCACTTTAAGGATGAGGTGATAGAAGCTGAGAATGGGCAAGTGATGTCTTGCTGAGGCAGAGTCAGCCAGGACCAGAGAGCAGAGGTCTCCCTCATCTTCCTGCCAGCCAGAGATGACCCCCACGTGCCTGCAACAGGCTGTCTCATGTACCTGGCCTGTTTGCAATCActtgtttcatttctaaaaacGTATGTACTTGCTGGCCTGTGAGTCATGATTTCTACTCTCTCATTTAAAAGCCTTAATGAGCAGCTCGTGCAATCATTGTGTTAAGCTGAGGTTAGGGGAAAAGGCaacaaagacaagaaaaacaCAGACCTTCTCCCTAAGGAGCTTCCACTCTAGTATGGGAATGAGAGGCTCATGCAAATCATGTCAGAGGAGCTGGGTCAAGTTAGTGCTGGAAATCTCCTTCCTCTTTAAgactgaataatgttccattgtatgtatatccACATCTTGTTTATCAGTTCATccattgttggacacttgggttgtttccaccttttggctattgtgaatactgttaTTTTGAATGTAGATTGTACAGGTATCTGTTTGAGaccctgtttttatttctttgggatatatacccagaagtggaattgctggatcatatagtcatggtaatttttgttaaataaaaaagtgttttggtactaaaaagaaaagttggaaaacCACCTTTAACCATTTTTGAAGTCCATATTCCTTAGAAGAACTGCAAAGCTGTCCTGCCTCTAGTCTCTTTCCTCAGCTCCACCTCTATGTCAGCTCATACTCTGTCCTTCCACATGCCCTGGTCCTGCTGTCCCATGCCCCTGTGCCTCCCCCCAGCCCTCATTTCTACACATCTGGACAGTCCCACTCACTCTTCAAGGGTCTCTCCAAGTACTTTCACTGCTGGAGACATGGTGGCCTGAACATTACGAAGATCTTTCCTGTTAATCACACACCTGCAGATTCTGATTAAAACACCAAACATATCATTTAAGTGCATAATCAGGCTCATAAGAAAATAAGGGGAGCCTCCAGGGACCAAAGTGAAGAGGGAGGGAGCTGCAAGATGGAGAAGTGGGCAAAGGCTTTGATGACAGCTGCCCTGAGTGGGTTCACCCCCTGGACACCCAGTGTTCAGTTCAGTGACCTCTGCTCAGGGAAGAGGCTGGTAGGCCTGGACTTTAGTGAGGCACAGATTAGGAACAGAGACCCATGCATTAGCCGGAGAAACTCAAATGTCTGCTACCTCAGTGAAAGGTGAGAGAGAAAAACATCACCTACTGACAAAGAGAGGTAAGGTAATTTCTTTGCCTCGCCTCTGGGTGCAGAAAAAGAGGCTTTCTTGAGAACTCATAACCACAATCCTGTTTTCATACTACATGCATGGATATGAAATCATACTACCAGCTTGGACCAGAAGTTAACTTAAACTATTCTAGATTGGAAATGTTCCAATGTAGGTGTGAGATCAAGACAGGGAGAAAAGAGCTTtttatacaaaattacaaaacagaTGAGGGAAAAGCCCTATGAACAAGAGCTAGAAAAAAACAGGTGGAAGAACTAAACACCTAGTGACCTCAGTTATTGGGTACCTAATAGGGAATATAAATAACtatgtttaaaatatgcaaagaaggccaggggcagtggctcatgtctgtaatcttggcactttgggaggttgaggcaggtggattgcttgagctcaggagtttgagaccagcctgggaaacatggtgaaatcctgtctctaaaaaaaaaataccaaaattagctgggcatggtgatacgcacctgtagtcccagctacttgggaggctgagatgggatgattgcttgagctcgagagattgaggctgcagtgagctgtgcttgcactactgcactctagcctgggtgacagagtgagaccctgtctcaaaaaaaagtgcaaaggaataaaagagaaagttgaaaacatGAGCAAGGAAACAAGAGACTACTAAAAAGACTGGGAAGATTTATAAAGTGTTTGGACATGAAAACCTACAATGAGTAGGGTTAAATAGCAGAGCTTATatagctgaaaagaaaaatagtggcAGAGCTAAAGAAGCACAATGTAGAGAAACACAGAGATGAAAACTATAAGAAACCTTAGCAGACATAGAGGACAGAAGGGAAGGTTATGGGTGGAGTTGGACTGTCAGTCCCAAGCTGGGGAGCAAATTCAGGGAATCTGCCAGAAAGTGAGATCTACAGGCTGGTTGACTTCCTTCCTGGTACTCGCGGCTGTCCTCTTTCCTATTACACCTGATTTAATGCCCTGTGGGCAGTAACCACTTAATGCCTAAAAGAGACCCAGTCTTCTAATTGGGAAATCTGTACTCAGTCACTGTGGTCCTCAGATGGCTCACAGTCATCCTTCCTGCCCATGACAAGTAAGAAGGCCCACTCCTACTCCTGATCCAGCCCTGTTGGTGGGCTCAGTCCAGCTCCAACTCCAAATTTTTCTGCCAAAAATCCCCTACAGGAGAGAGATACTGTGGAGTCGCAGCTTTACATAAAGCAGT
This Nomascus leucogenys isolate Asia chromosome 14, Asia_NLE_v1, whole genome shotgun sequence DNA region includes the following protein-coding sequences:
- the LOC100581434 gene encoding sulfotransferase 1C2 isoform X2, with the translated sequence MALTSELGKQIKLKEVEGTLLQPATVDNWSEIQSFEAKPDDLLICTYPKAGTTWIQEIVDMIEQNGDVEKCQRTIIQHRHPFIEWARPPQPSGVEKAKAMPSPRILKTHLSTQLLPPSFWENNCKFLYVARNAKDCMVSYYHFQRMNHMLPDPGTWEEYFETFINGKVVWGSWFDHVKGWWEMKDRYQILFLFYEDIKRDPKHEIRKVVQFMGKNMDETVIDKIVQETSFEKMKENPMTNRSTVSKSIMDQSISSFMRKGTVGDWKNHFTVAQNERFDEIYRKKMEGTSINFCMEL
- the LOC100581434 gene encoding sulfotransferase 1C2 isoform X1, whose amino-acid sequence is MALTSELGKQIKLKEVEGTLLQPATVDNWSEIQSFEAKPDDLLICTYPKAGTTWIQEIVDMIEQNGDVEKCQRTIIQHRHPFIEWARPPQPSVLVLRRCFLLNYFKGVEKAKAMPSPRILKTHLSTQLLPPSFWENNCKFLYVARNAKDCMVSYYHFQRMNHMLPDPGTWEEYFETFINGKVVWGSWFDHVKGWWEMKDRYQILFLFYEDIKRDPKHEIRKVVQFMGKNMDETVIDKIVQETSFEKMKENPMTNRSTVSKSIMDQSISSFMRKGTVGDWKNHFTVAQNERFDEIYRKKMEGTSINFCMEL